A section of the Oncorhynchus keta strain PuntledgeMale-10-30-2019 chromosome 15, Oket_V2, whole genome shotgun sequence genome encodes:
- the LOC118394618 gene encoding high affinity cAMP-specific 3',5'-cyclic phosphodiesterase 7A-like isoform X8, with protein sequence MLGTYGDVRVRSQMGFEPERRGSHPYLYVDFRTLHSRPEAARPVSARNVRRLLSFQRYLHSSRFFHGIPANNPLGYILDDDFTGQAKLMLQKVGNWNFDIFLFDRLTNGNSLVNLTFHLFNTYGLIELFQLDMVKLRRFLVMIQEDYRCQNPYHNAVHAADVTQAMYCYLQEPKLAETLTSCDLLLGLLAAATHDLDHPGVNQPFLIKTDHYLAALYKNSSVLENHHWKSAVGLLRESDLLSHLTTEDRLNMEERLGSLILATDISRQNDYLSEFRTHLDKGDLCLTNGGHRLFILQMALKCADICNPCRPWKLSKQWSEKVTEEFFHQGDIERKHNLEVTPLCDRQSNSVANIQIGFMAYVVEPLFVEWSRFSDTRLSQTMMSHLSLNKQGWNEGRDKQEASSSRASEEQTTPAAKDSNSKVLPQGSKGS encoded by the exons ATGCTCGGTACGTATG GAGATGTGAGAGTCAGAAGCCAGATGGGGTTTGAACCAGAGCGAAGAGGGTCACATCCCTACTTGTATGTCGATTTCCGAACTTTGCATT CCCGACCTGAGGCTGCGCGGCCTGTGTCTGCCAGGAATGTCCGAAGGCTGCTGAGCTTTCAGAGGTACCTCCACTCGTCACGGTTCTTTCATGGCATCCCAGCCAACAACCCTCTAGGCTACATCCTTGACGATGACTTCACAGGTCAAGCCAAG TTAATGCTGCAGAAGGTTGGAAACTGGAACTTTGATATTTTCCTGTTTGACAGACTTACGAACG GGAACAGTCTCGTCAACCTGACCTTTCACTTATTCAACACTTATGGGTTAATTGAGCTCTTCCAGTTGGACATGGTTAAACTTAGAAGATTTTTAG TCATGATCCAAGAGGACTACCGCTGCCAGAACCCCTACCACAATGCAGTCCACGCTGCAGATGTGACTCAGGCCATGTATTGTTACCTGCAGGAGCCCAAG CTTGCTGAGACGCTGACCTCCTGTGATCTCCTGCTGGGTCTGCTGGCTGCTGCCACCCATGATCTGGACCATCCAGGTGTCAACCAGCCTTTCCTCATCAAAACTGACCATTACCTAGCAGCACTGTACAAG AATAGCTCAGTTTTGGAGAATCACCACTGGAAGTCTGCGGTGGGCCTGCTCCGCGAATCAGACCTGCTGTCCCACCTCACCACTGAAGACCG ATTGAACATGGAGGAGCGGCTTGGATCCCTGATTCTGGCTACGGACATCAGCAGGCAGAATGACTATCTTTCAGAGTTCAGGACACACTTGGACAAGGGAGACCTCTGCCTCACTAACGGAGGACATCGACTCTTTATCCTTCAG ATGGCTCTGAAGTGTGCGGACATTTGCAACCCCTGCCGACCGTGGAAACTCAGCAAACAGTGGAGCGAGAAAGTGACAGAGGAGTTCTTCCACCAAG GTGACATTGAGCGGAAACATAATCTTGAAGTAACCCCACTTTGTGACAGGCAATCCAACTCGGTTGCCAATATACAGATTG GTTTCATGGCGTACGTGGTAGAGCCTCTGTTTGTGGAATGGTCACGCTTCTCCGACACACGGTTGTCCCAGACCATGATGAGCCACCTGAGCCTGAACAAGCAAGGCTGGAATGAGGGGAGGGACAAGCAGGAGGCTAGCTCTAGTAGGGCCTCAGAGGAACAGACGACTCCTGCCGCCAAAGACTCAAACTCCAAAGTATTACCTCAGGGAAGCAAAGGGTCATGA
- the LOC118394618 gene encoding high affinity cAMP-specific 3',5'-cyclic phosphodiesterase 7A-like isoform X10, giving the protein MLDVRVRSQMGFEPERRGSHPYLYVDFRTLHSRPEAARPVSARNVRRLLSFQRYLHSSRFFHGIPANNPLGYILDDDFTGQAKLMLQKVGNWNFDIFLFDRLTNGNSLVNLTFHLFNTYGLIELFQLDMVKLRRFLVMIQEDYRCQNPYHNAVHAADVTQAMYCYLQEPKLAETLTSCDLLLGLLAAATHDLDHPGVNQPFLIKTDHYLAALYKNSSVLENHHWKSAVGLLRESDLLSHLTTEDRLNMEERLGSLILATDISRQNDYLSEFRTHLDKGDLCLTNGGHRLFILQMALKCADICNPCRPWKLSKQWSEKVTEEFFHQGDIERKHNLEVTPLCDRQSNSVANIQIGFMAYVVEPLFVEWSRFSDTRLSQTMMSHLSLNKQGWNEGRDKQEASSSRASEEQTTPAAKDSNSKVLPQGSKGS; this is encoded by the exons ATGCTCG ATGTGAGAGTCAGAAGCCAGATGGGGTTTGAACCAGAGCGAAGAGGGTCACATCCCTACTTGTATGTCGATTTCCGAACTTTGCATT CCCGACCTGAGGCTGCGCGGCCTGTGTCTGCCAGGAATGTCCGAAGGCTGCTGAGCTTTCAGAGGTACCTCCACTCGTCACGGTTCTTTCATGGCATCCCAGCCAACAACCCTCTAGGCTACATCCTTGACGATGACTTCACAGGTCAAGCCAAG TTAATGCTGCAGAAGGTTGGAAACTGGAACTTTGATATTTTCCTGTTTGACAGACTTACGAACG GGAACAGTCTCGTCAACCTGACCTTTCACTTATTCAACACTTATGGGTTAATTGAGCTCTTCCAGTTGGACATGGTTAAACTTAGAAGATTTTTAG TCATGATCCAAGAGGACTACCGCTGCCAGAACCCCTACCACAATGCAGTCCACGCTGCAGATGTGACTCAGGCCATGTATTGTTACCTGCAGGAGCCCAAG CTTGCTGAGACGCTGACCTCCTGTGATCTCCTGCTGGGTCTGCTGGCTGCTGCCACCCATGATCTGGACCATCCAGGTGTCAACCAGCCTTTCCTCATCAAAACTGACCATTACCTAGCAGCACTGTACAAG AATAGCTCAGTTTTGGAGAATCACCACTGGAAGTCTGCGGTGGGCCTGCTCCGCGAATCAGACCTGCTGTCCCACCTCACCACTGAAGACCG ATTGAACATGGAGGAGCGGCTTGGATCCCTGATTCTGGCTACGGACATCAGCAGGCAGAATGACTATCTTTCAGAGTTCAGGACACACTTGGACAAGGGAGACCTCTGCCTCACTAACGGAGGACATCGACTCTTTATCCTTCAG ATGGCTCTGAAGTGTGCGGACATTTGCAACCCCTGCCGACCGTGGAAACTCAGCAAACAGTGGAGCGAGAAAGTGACAGAGGAGTTCTTCCACCAAG GTGACATTGAGCGGAAACATAATCTTGAAGTAACCCCACTTTGTGACAGGCAATCCAACTCGGTTGCCAATATACAGATTG GTTTCATGGCGTACGTGGTAGAGCCTCTGTTTGTGGAATGGTCACGCTTCTCCGACACACGGTTGTCCCAGACCATGATGAGCCACCTGAGCCTGAACAAGCAAGGCTGGAATGAGGGGAGGGACAAGCAGGAGGCTAGCTCTAGTAGGGCCTCAGAGGAACAGACGACTCCTGCCGCCAAAGACTCAAACTCCAAAGTATTACCTCAGGGAAGCAAAGGGTCATGA
- the LOC118394618 gene encoding high affinity cAMP-specific 3',5'-cyclic phosphodiesterase 7A-like isoform X9, whose protein sequence is MLGDVRVRSQMGFEPERRGSHPYLYVDFRTLHSRPEAARPVSARNVRRLLSFQRYLHSSRFFHGIPANNPLGYILDDDFTGQAKLMLQKVGNWNFDIFLFDRLTNGNSLVNLTFHLFNTYGLIELFQLDMVKLRRFLVMIQEDYRCQNPYHNAVHAADVTQAMYCYLQEPKLAETLTSCDLLLGLLAAATHDLDHPGVNQPFLIKTDHYLAALYKNSSVLENHHWKSAVGLLRESDLLSHLTTEDRLNMEERLGSLILATDISRQNDYLSEFRTHLDKGDLCLTNGGHRLFILQMALKCADICNPCRPWKLSKQWSEKVTEEFFHQGDIERKHNLEVTPLCDRQSNSVANIQIGFMAYVVEPLFVEWSRFSDTRLSQTMMSHLSLNKQGWNEGRDKQEASSSRASEEQTTPAAKDSNSKVLPQGSKGS, encoded by the exons ATGCTCG GAGATGTGAGAGTCAGAAGCCAGATGGGGTTTGAACCAGAGCGAAGAGGGTCACATCCCTACTTGTATGTCGATTTCCGAACTTTGCATT CCCGACCTGAGGCTGCGCGGCCTGTGTCTGCCAGGAATGTCCGAAGGCTGCTGAGCTTTCAGAGGTACCTCCACTCGTCACGGTTCTTTCATGGCATCCCAGCCAACAACCCTCTAGGCTACATCCTTGACGATGACTTCACAGGTCAAGCCAAG TTAATGCTGCAGAAGGTTGGAAACTGGAACTTTGATATTTTCCTGTTTGACAGACTTACGAACG GGAACAGTCTCGTCAACCTGACCTTTCACTTATTCAACACTTATGGGTTAATTGAGCTCTTCCAGTTGGACATGGTTAAACTTAGAAGATTTTTAG TCATGATCCAAGAGGACTACCGCTGCCAGAACCCCTACCACAATGCAGTCCACGCTGCAGATGTGACTCAGGCCATGTATTGTTACCTGCAGGAGCCCAAG CTTGCTGAGACGCTGACCTCCTGTGATCTCCTGCTGGGTCTGCTGGCTGCTGCCACCCATGATCTGGACCATCCAGGTGTCAACCAGCCTTTCCTCATCAAAACTGACCATTACCTAGCAGCACTGTACAAG AATAGCTCAGTTTTGGAGAATCACCACTGGAAGTCTGCGGTGGGCCTGCTCCGCGAATCAGACCTGCTGTCCCACCTCACCACTGAAGACCG ATTGAACATGGAGGAGCGGCTTGGATCCCTGATTCTGGCTACGGACATCAGCAGGCAGAATGACTATCTTTCAGAGTTCAGGACACACTTGGACAAGGGAGACCTCTGCCTCACTAACGGAGGACATCGACTCTTTATCCTTCAG ATGGCTCTGAAGTGTGCGGACATTTGCAACCCCTGCCGACCGTGGAAACTCAGCAAACAGTGGAGCGAGAAAGTGACAGAGGAGTTCTTCCACCAAG GTGACATTGAGCGGAAACATAATCTTGAAGTAACCCCACTTTGTGACAGGCAATCCAACTCGGTTGCCAATATACAGATTG GTTTCATGGCGTACGTGGTAGAGCCTCTGTTTGTGGAATGGTCACGCTTCTCCGACACACGGTTGTCCCAGACCATGATGAGCCACCTGAGCCTGAACAAGCAAGGCTGGAATGAGGGGAGGGACAAGCAGGAGGCTAGCTCTAGTAGGGCCTCAGAGGAACAGACGACTCCTGCCGCCAAAGACTCAAACTCCAAAGTATTACCTCAGGGAAGCAAAGGGTCATGA